Proteins from one Sabethes cyaneus chromosome 2, idSabCyanKW18_F2, whole genome shotgun sequence genomic window:
- the LOC128734233 gene encoding E3 ubiquitin-protein ligase Topors-like produces the protein MEEVQVIDCPPTPEILLPSSTPPSSSLLDMLDSSSSAEEVDVGYPTRAEEGTAESGRSSPPPKCAICLGKCRQKCYTDSCRHQFCYRCLLEWSKIKAECPLCKQVFRSIIYKQKMFDRYEEQIIGIVPPGSPMLVPSRDGSVGGSGAVRAPQVYHRLDFTLSQSPRFTYSATLRVQPSQSERLQQLFLHQSGDVQRFSREFADDSIPSRQNGPEWRRYIYHRRLHARPLPDINGRLRECSAAFYRENPAQIHRLMPWINRELIALCRGNPSQITLIMEDFPNLLMTHDITSTTFRERVSYWGRSRTVHFIHELLNFARSPYDMIGYDRSVQYDPYYNSVVVLSSSSSSSGSSTSSVSEGSDGEDDVVRIVEPVPGTSRTVESTGGPSGSSRRGRTQFTIETRSSDQTVIMTGSFGGAGVSGIVSVSTSGTQTNGNVGGGSSSSGFPDVSRMHPLTSLPAPVPVSRLDDGANISLSSSDSDDCRIVGALKPPHLRTPEMVSLESESDSDVVFVNDDVNRREEPVPLVIVPVDQQGLDANYKQENSGKLEECSGASAAEYNNGASTSGSSVAVGTGAGSGLKKYYAKPRLNRPSNGQGIKSIYEASESSEKSENSCTQADSDSSSHAEEKHNSRSKAAAAGRRRKATKRRPATSAETSDESSDQSSTSDVEISPNSSSSFPITSSSWSSDSGSESDFKVRRTTRVAVKNRTSKTKLRQLRSSSSKRRQSKLKKRSKVKKQKSLPSRTSRKRSKTASKSANSSIEQRTASVPLPESLPSGSNTSPKLSLNDSPRKRKLRSAVIKPETSVQPTPKKRRKVPICSELISSTDFSAEEEPPVVSASVAISEPLPTPPEEAAEKPPGSPPSFSEVSSEDDGSDSEERCTIASLINAAKRQSAESDKKSDRQNTSTASTGSSSSGSSSSSSSSSSAGSNNSASTNASTGTFGSNECTVDTSVSSTRTDNQRSSQASDEEASVSQTIAVGAEVEL, from the exons ATGGAAGAAGTTCAAGTAATCGATTGTCCTCCGACTCCGGAGATTCTCCTACCTTCCAGCACTCCACCGTCCAGTTCGCTGCTGGACATGCTGGACAGCTCTTCGTCGGCCGAAGAGGTAGACGTAGGTTATCCCACGCGAGCCGAGGAAGGAACGGCCGAAAGTGGCCGCAGTTCGCCACCGCCCAAGTGCGCAATTTGCCTGGGCAAGTGCCGTCAAAAGTGCTACACTGACTCGTGTCGTCATCAATTTTGCTATCGCTGTCTGCTCGAGTGGAGTAAG ATCAAAGCCGAATGTCCACTGTGCAAGCAGGTCTTCCGGTCCATCATCTACAAGCAGAAAATGTTCGACCGCTACGAGGAGCAAATCATCGGAATTGTCCCACCGGGATCGCCCATGTTAGTCCCCAGCCGGGATGGATCGGTCGGTGGTTCCGGTGCAGTACGAGCGCCTCAGGTTTACCACCGGTTGGATTTTACTCTCTCGCAGTCGCCCCGGTTCACCTACAGTGCAACGCTGCGGGTTCAGCCGAGTCAAAGCGAACGGCTGCAGCAACTGTTCTTGCATCAGTCGGGAGACGTGCAGCGTTTCAGCCGGGAGTTTGCCGACGATTCCATTCCGTCGAGACAAAACGGGCCCGAATGGAGACGGTACATTTACCATCGAAGGCTGCACGCTAGGCCACTGCCCGATATCAACGGTCGGTTGCGGGAATGCAGTGCGGCCTTTTATAG ggAAAACCCAGCTCAAATTCACCGACTGATGCCGTGGATTAATCGGGAGTTGATAGCGCTGTGCCGCGGGAATCCGTCACAAATTACTTTGATTATGGAAGATTTTCCCAATCTTCTTATGACGCATGACATCACATCGACGACGTTTCGTGAACGAGTCTCCTACTGGGGCCGCAGCAGAACCGTCCACTTTATCCATGAATTGTTGAATTTCGCACGCTCACCGTACGACATGATCGGCTACGATCGAAGCGTTCAGTACGATCCCTACTACAATAGTGTTGTCGTGCTTTCGTCCTCGTCATCGTCTTCGGGATCTTCTACGTCGTCCGTGTCCGAGGGTTCGGATGGAGAGGATGATGTCGTTAGAATAGTGGAACCAGTTCCCGGGACGTCTAGAACGGTTGAATCGACCGGTGGCCCGAGTGGCAGCAGCAGAAGAGGCAGAACGCAGTTCACCATCGAGACGAGATCTTCCGATCAAACCGTAATAATGACAGGATCCTTCGGTGGGGCAGGAGTCAGCGGAATTGTGTCGGTTTCGACGTCTGGCACGCAAACGAATGGTAATGTTGGAGGTGGTAGTAGCAGCTCTGGGTTCCCAGATGTAAGCCGTATGCATCCGTTAACGTCATTGCCAGCACCGGTCCCTGTAAGCCGTTTAGATGATGGAGCAAACATTTCGCTCTCGTCCAGTGACAGTGATGATTGTAGAATCGTGGGCGCATTGAAGCCGCCGCACTTGAGGACCCCGGAAATGGTTAGTCTTGAGTCTGAAAGTGACAGTGACGTGGTGTTTGTGAACGACGACGTAAACCGTAGAGAAGAACCGGTACCGTTGGTGATTGTTCCAGTGGATCAACAGGGTTTGGATGCTAACTACAAACAGGAGAATTCTGGCAAATTGGAAGAATGTTCAGGAGCTTCTGCTGCCGAGTATAACAATGGCGCATCGACTTCTGGAAGCAGTGTGGCCGTTGGTACTGGCGCTGGTTCCGGGCTTAAGAAATACTACGCCAAACCTCGACTCAACCGACCTTCGAATGGCCAGGGCATCAAGAGTATTTACGAAGCAAGTGAATCGtcggaaaaaagtgaaaattcgtGCACGCAAGCCGATTCCGATTCGTCTAGTCACGCAGAAGAAAAACACAATAGCCGTAGCAAAGCCGCAGCCGCGGGTCGCAGGAGAAAAGCTACCAAACGACGTCCGGCAACGTCTGCGGAAACCAGTGACGAAAGCAGTGACCAGAGTTCAACTTCCGACGTGGAAATTTCTCCCAACAGTAGTAGTAGTTTTCCAATTACCAGTTCCAGCTGGAGCTCGGACAGCGGCAGCGAGAGTGACTTCAAAGTTCGACGAACCACCAGAGTGGCCGTAAAAAACCGAACCTCCAAAACGAAACTTCGCCAGCTGCGCAGCAGTTCCTCCAAGCGTCGTCAAAGCAAATTGAAGAAGCGATCCAAAGTGAAAAAGCAGAAATCCCTCCCTAGCAGGACCAGTCGTAAACGTTCGAAAACGGCGTCCAAATCGGCAAACAGCTCAATCGAACAGCGGACTGCTAGCGTTCCCTTACCGGAATCTCTGCCCAGTGGAAGCAATACATCACCTAAGCTAAGTTTAAATGATTCGCCGAGAAAGCGAAAGCTGCGAAGTGCAGTCATAAAACCGGAAACTAGCGTTCAACCGACTCCGAAAAAACGACGCAAAGTGCCCATCTGTTCGGAACTAATCTCCAGTACAGACTTTTCCGCTGAAGAAGAACCACCCGTCGTTTCAGCATCGGTGGCCATTAGCGAACCGCTGCCGACTCCTCCGGAGGAGGCAGCCGAAAAGCCGCCTGGTTCACCACCGTCTTTTTCAGAGGTCTCTTCCGAAGACGACGGTAGTGACAGCGAAGAGCGTTGCACGATCGCATCGCTCATAAATGCAGCTAAACGTCAGTCGGCTGAATCGGATAAGAAATCTGACCGGCAGAACACTTCTACTGCCTCCACCGGAAGTAGCagtagcggcagcagcagcagcagtagcagcagtagtAGTGCAGGCAGCAACAACAGCGCGAGCACCAACGCATCGACGGGCACATTTGGCTCGAACGAATGCACGGTGGACACTTCGGTTAGTTCCACCCGAACCGATAATCAACGCTCGTCGCAGGCATCCGACGAGGAAGCTTCCGTCTCGCAAACGATTGCGGTCGGTGCCGAGGTGGAACTTTGA